A genome region from Carya illinoinensis cultivar Pawnee chromosome 2, C.illinoinensisPawnee_v1, whole genome shotgun sequence includes the following:
- the LOC122301203 gene encoding uncharacterized protein LOC122301203 codes for MMCPGKMKLAIFTCLILLISCTQVLSSSVLGKFSAVEHKGPMQEQEVDERLNIAVNGTVGLYGSVLLGERKLGNNNGKQEIIYQSRKSHRGKGGGTNIPHRPSPGEKNAASTLLAASPYFISSTLIAYLSFGNLILFSPFGLL; via the exons ATGATGTGCCCAGGAAAAATGAAATTAGCAATCTTTACATGTTTGATATTGTTGATCTCATGCACCCAAGTCCTGTCAAGCTCCGTTCTTGGAAAGTTTTCAGCTGTAGAACACAAAGGCCCGATGCAAGAACAAGAAGTTGATG AAAGACTTAATATTGCTGTTAATGGAACAGTAGGGTTGTATGGATCAGTACTACTGGGTGAAAGGAAATTAGGTAAtaataatggaaagcaagaaattaTATATCAGTCGAGGAAGTCCCATAGAGGGAAGGGTGGCGGTACAAATATCCCTCATCGACCAAGCCCCGGTGAAAAGAATGCGGCGTCGACATTGTTAGCAGCATCCccatatttcatctcatccacCCTTATAGCTTATCTAAGCTTCGGTAATTTGATCCTTTTTTCTCCCTTCGGATTGCTCTAA